A window from Pseudomonas kribbensis encodes these proteins:
- a CDS encoding methyl-accepting chemotaxis protein yields MKNWTLRQRILASFAVIIAIMLLMVVVSYSRLLKIEAGEQSVRQDAVPGVYFSSMIRSAWVDSYLQTQELLGLKKGQGISAEDAADFKSFEARLNEQMGNYESTVTTAEDRAEYTVFKQDVLNYNKIQAQVLDLHVRNQEDAAAKLFNEQLTPAWTAGRMKLNDIIRENKAVADEAMNNIDDAVAAAKVSMGISLLVAVLAAGLCGLLLMRAIMAPMNLLVRILDTMRTGDLSSRLNLGRKDEFNAVETGFNDMMTELTSLVSQAQRSSVQVTTSVTEIAATSKQQQATATETAATTTEIGATSREIAATSRDLVRTMTEVSTAADQASVLAGSGQQGLARMEDTMHSVMGAADLVNAKLAILNEKAGNINQVVVTIVKVADQTNLLSLNAAIEAEKAGEYGRGFAVVATEVRRLADQTAVATYDIEQMVREIQSAVSAGVMGMDKFSEEVRRGMAEVQQVGEQLSQIIHQVQALAPRVLMVNEGMQAQATGAEQINHALVQLGDASSQTVESLRQASFAIDELSQVAVGLRSGVSRFKV; encoded by the coding sequence GTGAAGAACTGGACGTTGCGCCAACGCATTTTGGCGAGCTTTGCGGTGATTATCGCCATCATGCTGTTGATGGTGGTCGTCTCGTATTCACGGTTGTTGAAGATCGAAGCGGGCGAGCAGAGCGTGCGTCAGGACGCAGTGCCGGGTGTGTATTTCAGCTCGATGATTCGCAGTGCCTGGGTCGACAGCTATCTGCAGACTCAAGAGTTGCTGGGCCTGAAAAAAGGCCAGGGAATCAGTGCCGAAGACGCCGCGGACTTCAAGTCTTTCGAAGCGCGCCTCAACGAACAGATGGGCAATTACGAAAGCACTGTCACCACCGCTGAAGACCGGGCCGAGTACACCGTGTTCAAGCAGGACGTGCTCAACTACAACAAGATTCAGGCGCAGGTGCTCGACCTGCATGTGCGCAACCAGGAGGACGCGGCCGCGAAGTTGTTCAATGAACAACTGACCCCGGCCTGGACCGCAGGCCGCATGAAACTCAACGACATCATTCGCGAGAACAAGGCCGTTGCCGATGAAGCCATGAACAACATCGACGACGCGGTCGCGGCGGCGAAAGTCAGCATGGGCATCTCCCTGCTGGTGGCCGTGCTGGCCGCCGGTCTGTGCGGTCTTCTGCTGATGCGCGCGATCATGGCCCCGATGAACCTGCTCGTGCGGATTCTCGACACCATGCGCACCGGCGATCTGAGTTCGCGCCTGAACCTGGGCCGCAAGGACGAATTCAACGCTGTGGAAACCGGCTTCAACGACATGATGACCGAGCTCACCTCGCTGGTGTCCCAGGCCCAGCGCTCGTCGGTGCAGGTCACCACTTCGGTGACCGAGATTGCCGCTACCTCCAAACAGCAGCAGGCCACCGCCACCGAAACTGCCGCCACCACCACCGAAATCGGCGCAACGTCCCGCGAGATCGCGGCGACCTCCCGCGACCTGGTGCGCACCATGACCGAAGTCTCCACCGCTGCCGATCAGGCTTCGGTGCTCGCCGGTTCCGGGCAGCAGGGCCTGGCACGCATGGAAGACACCATGCACTCGGTGATGGGTGCAGCGGATCTGGTGAACGCCAAACTGGCGATCCTCAACGAGAAGGCCGGCAACATCAATCAGGTCGTCGTGACCATCGTCAAGGTGGCCGACCAGACCAACCTGCTGTCCCTGAACGCGGCGATCGAAGCGGAGAAGGCCGGGGAGTACGGTCGCGGTTTTGCCGTGGTCGCCACCGAAGTGCGGCGTCTGGCGGATCAGACGGCTGTCGCGACTTACGACATCGAACAGATGGTCCGCGAGATCCAGTCGGCGGTGTCCGCCGGGGTGATGGGCATGGACAAGTTCTCCGAAGAAGTGCGTCGCGGCATGGCCGAAGTGCAGCAAGTCGGCGAGCAGCTGTCGCAGATCATCCATCAGGTGCAGGCGCTGGCGCCGCGAGTGTTGATGGTCAACGAAGGCATGCAGGCCCAGGCCACCGGTGCCGAGCAGATCAACCACGCGCTGGTGCAACTGGGTGATGCCAGCAGCCAGACGGTCGAGTCGTTGCGTCAGGCCAGTTTCGCCATCGACGAACTGAGCCAGGTGGCCGTGGGCCTGCGCAGCGGCGTTTCGCGATTCAAAGTCTGA
- a CDS encoding chemotaxis protein CheW — translation MSEIIAKRSAAPVAKQALFLLFRIGNERYALRATEVAEVLPRLPLKPIARAPHWVAGVFAYRGSVVPVIDLSALTFGQPAEARTSTRLVLVHYRADDSQPSQWLGLILEQATDTLRCNPDDFQPYGLDNRQAPYLGPVREDAKGLVQWVRVNDLLDDTVRPLLFPTPPLDPARLEDLP, via the coding sequence ATGAGCGAAATCATCGCCAAACGCAGCGCTGCACCGGTGGCGAAGCAGGCGTTGTTCCTGCTGTTTCGCATCGGCAACGAACGCTACGCTCTGCGCGCCACGGAAGTGGCGGAAGTGCTGCCACGCCTGCCGCTGAAACCGATTGCCCGGGCGCCGCACTGGGTGGCGGGGGTGTTCGCCTATCGCGGCTCGGTGGTGCCGGTGATCGACCTCAGTGCCCTGACGTTCGGCCAACCAGCCGAGGCGCGCACCAGCACGCGACTGGTGCTGGTGCATTACCGCGCCGACGATTCGCAACCCTCGCAATGGCTCGGGCTGATCCTCGAGCAGGCCACCGACACCCTGCGTTGCAACCCGGATGATTTCCAGCCCTACGGCCTCGACAATCGTCAGGCGCCGTACCTCGGTCCGGTGCGTGAAGACGCCAAGGGGCTGGTGCAATGGGTGCGGGTCAACGATTTGCTGGACGATACGGTGCGCCCGCTGCTGTTCCCGACGCCGCCGCTGGATCCGGCGCGGCTTGAGGATCTGCCATGA
- a CDS encoding CheR family methyltransferase — translation MSSDQRFFDFLKERIGLDVASVGPAIIERAVRQRIILAQMVTADEYWQTLQGSRDEQQALIEAVIVPETWFFRYPESFATLGKLARKRLAELNNMRALRILSLPCSTGEEPYSIAMALLDAGLKPHQFKVDGMDVSPLSVDKARRALYGKNSFRGQELDFRERHFFAENDGYRVNEIVREQVRLQVGNVLDPSLLVSEPPFDFVFCRNLLIYFDQPTQQQVFAVLKRLTHVDGVLFIGPAEGSLLGRLGMRSIGIPQSFAFSRHSDPQPEPLPMPVALPTPLPVRQPVRSTPPPPVRNRPFAAVTPLPATAKSPNPDAASLLANIAALANEGKSAEARAACEQYLRSHEPVAQVFYWLGLLSDVAGSALEAQSYYRKALYLEPQHPEALMHLAALLQAQGDTAGARRLQERAARSGRTADSERKR, via the coding sequence ATGAGCAGCGACCAGCGCTTCTTCGATTTCCTCAAGGAACGCATCGGTCTCGACGTCGCTTCGGTAGGGCCGGCAATCATCGAGCGAGCGGTGCGCCAGCGGATCATCCTGGCGCAAATGGTCACGGCCGATGAATATTGGCAAACACTGCAAGGTTCGCGGGACGAACAGCAGGCATTGATCGAGGCGGTGATCGTCCCCGAAACCTGGTTTTTCCGTTACCCGGAATCCTTCGCCACCCTGGGCAAACTGGCGCGCAAACGCCTGGCCGAGCTGAACAACATGCGGGCGCTGCGCATTCTCAGCCTGCCGTGTTCCACCGGTGAAGAACCCTATTCGATTGCCATGGCGTTGCTCGATGCGGGCCTCAAGCCCCATCAGTTCAAGGTCGATGGCATGGACGTCAGTCCTCTGTCGGTGGACAAGGCGCGGCGGGCGTTGTACGGCAAGAACTCGTTTCGCGGTCAGGAACTGGACTTTCGCGAGCGGCATTTTTTCGCCGAGAACGACGGTTATCGGGTGAATGAAATCGTCCGTGAGCAGGTGCGTCTGCAGGTCGGCAACGTGCTCGATCCCTCATTGCTGGTCAGCGAACCGCCGTTCGATTTCGTGTTCTGCCGCAACCTGTTGATCTATTTCGATCAGCCGACCCAGCAGCAGGTATTCGCCGTGCTCAAGCGCTTGACCCACGTCGACGGCGTGCTGTTTATCGGCCCCGCCGAGGGCAGTCTGCTCGGAAGGCTGGGCATGCGTTCGATCGGGATTCCGCAGTCTTTCGCGTTCAGTCGCCACAGCGATCCGCAGCCCGAACCGCTGCCGATGCCGGTCGCTCTCCCGACCCCGTTGCCCGTGCGCCAACCGGTGCGCAGCACGCCACCGCCGCCAGTGCGCAATCGCCCGTTTGCCGCTGTGACGCCGTTGCCCGCCACCGCCAAAAGCCCGAATCCCGACGCGGCGAGCCTGCTGGCCAACATCGCCGCCCTGGCCAACGAAGGCAAAAGCGCCGAGGCCCGGGCCGCGTGCGAACAGTATTTGCGCAGTCATGAACCGGTGGCCCAGGTGTTCTACTGGCTCGGGCTGCTCAGTGATGTCGCCGGCTCTGCTCTCGAAGCCCAGAGCTACTATCGCAAAGCCTTGTACCTCGAACCGCAACACCCCGAAGCCTTGATGCACCTGGCCGCGCTGCTGCAGGCCCAGGGCGACACGGCCGGTGCCAGACGATTGCAGGAGCGCGCCGCCCGCAGCGGCCGAACCGCCGACAGTGAGCGTAAACGATGA
- a CDS encoding chemotaxis protein CheW has translation MIPSDTLNVTHEDARAIDDCWNRIGIHGDKSCPLLEEHIHCRNCSVYSAAATRLLDRYALQQDERDPVATQAEAELKTRSLLMFRLGEEWLGLATRSLVEVAPLQAIHSLPHQRSRALLGVANVRGALVACLSLVELLDLDGNAAPATGARVMPRMLIIAAQGGPVVVPVDEVDGIHAIDERILDAASRSGAQASAKYTRGVLPFKGRSLRWLDEEQLLSAVSRSLT, from the coding sequence ATGATCCCGTCCGACACCTTGAACGTCACCCACGAAGACGCCCGGGCCATCGACGATTGCTGGAACCGCATCGGCATCCACGGCGACAAGTCTTGCCCGTTGCTGGAAGAACACATTCATTGCCGCAATTGTTCGGTGTATTCCGCTGCTGCCACGCGCCTGCTCGACCGTTATGCGTTGCAGCAGGACGAGCGCGATCCGGTGGCGACCCAGGCCGAAGCCGAGCTGAAAACCCGTTCGCTGCTGATGTTCCGTCTTGGCGAAGAATGGCTCGGACTGGCCACTCGCAGTCTGGTGGAGGTCGCACCGTTGCAGGCGATTCACTCCTTGCCGCACCAGCGCTCCCGGGCCTTGCTCGGCGTGGCGAACGTGCGCGGAGCGCTGGTGGCGTGCCTGTCGCTGGTCGAACTGCTCGATCTCGACGGTAACGCCGCCCCGGCGACCGGCGCGCGGGTCATGCCGCGCATGCTGATCATCGCCGCCCAGGGTGGGCCGGTGGTGGTGCCGGTGGACGAAGTCGACGGGATTCACGCCATCGACGAACGAATCCTCGATGCCGCGTCGCGTTCCGGGGCGCAGGCCAGTGCCAAATACACCCGAGGCGTGTTGCCTTTCAAAGGTCGCAGCCTGCGTTGGCTGGATGAAGAACAGCTGTTGTCCGCCGTGTCCCGGAGCCTTACATGA
- a CDS encoding hybrid sensor histidine kinase/response regulator: protein MTPEQMRDASLLELFSLEAEAQTQVLSAGLLALERNPTQADQLESCMRAAHSLKGAARIVGIDSGVSVAHVMEDCLVSAQEGRLFLRPEHIDALLQGTDLLMRIATPANGPQPADIEAYVALMGGLLDPAAPAVVAAAPSAPPMAELQLQPPPVVEPAPVEIPVEVAEPEPAPRKSKRTTEGGERVLRVTAERLNSLLDLSSKSLVETQRLKPHLATMQRLKRMQNNGLRALESLNVHLKEHALSLEAQEALEDARRLLAESQQLLAEKNAELDEFAWQASQRAQVLYDTALACRMRPFADVLSGQVRMVRDLGRSLGKQVRLEIEGEKTQVDRDVLEKLEAPLTHLLRNAVDHGIETPEERLLKGKPEEGLIRLRASHQAGLLVLELSDDGNGVDLEKVRHSIVERQLSPAETAAQLSEEELLTFLFLPGFSLRDKVTEVSGRGVGLDAVQHMVRQLRGAVVLEQTAGEGSRFHLEVPLTLSVVRSLVVEVGDEAYAFPLAHIERMCDLAPDDIVQVEGRQHFWHEGRHVGLVAASQLLQRPASQNSGDTLKVVVIRERDAIYGVAVERFIGERTLVVLPLDERLGKVQDISAGALLDDGSVVLIVDVEDMLRSVDKLLNTGRLERIARHGNQAAEAARKRILVVDDSLTVRELQRKLLLNRGYDVAVAVDGMDGWNALRSEDFDLLITDIDMPRMDGIELVTLLRRDNRLQSLPVMVVSYKDREEDRRRGLDAGADYYLAKASFHDDALLDAVVELIGGARA, encoded by the coding sequence ATGACCCCCGAGCAAATGCGCGACGCCTCCCTGCTGGAGCTGTTCAGCCTTGAAGCCGAAGCCCAGACCCAGGTCCTGAGTGCCGGGCTGCTGGCGCTGGAACGCAATCCGACCCAGGCCGATCAGCTTGAGTCGTGCATGCGAGCGGCGCACTCATTGAAAGGCGCGGCGCGGATCGTCGGCATCGACAGCGGCGTCAGCGTTGCCCACGTGATGGAAGATTGTCTGGTCAGTGCGCAGGAAGGGCGGCTGTTCCTGCGCCCGGAGCATATCGACGCGCTGTTGCAGGGCACCGATTTGCTGATGCGCATCGCCACCCCGGCCAATGGCCCGCAACCCGCGGACATCGAGGCTTACGTGGCGTTGATGGGTGGTTTGCTCGACCCGGCGGCTCCGGCCGTGGTGGCCGCCGCTCCGAGCGCACCACCGATGGCCGAGTTGCAGCTTCAGCCACCGCCAGTGGTTGAGCCGGCACCCGTTGAAATCCCCGTCGAAGTGGCCGAGCCAGAGCCTGCACCGCGCAAGAGCAAACGCACCACCGAAGGTGGCGAGCGGGTGCTGCGGGTCACTGCCGAACGCCTGAACAGCCTGCTCGATCTGTCGAGCAAATCCCTGGTGGAAACCCAGCGTCTCAAACCGCACCTGGCCACCATGCAGCGCCTCAAGCGCATGCAGAACAACGGCCTGCGGGCGCTGGAAAGTCTCAACGTGCATCTCAAGGAGCATGCCCTGAGCCTTGAAGCTCAAGAGGCGCTGGAAGATGCACGACGACTGCTCGCTGAATCCCAACAATTGCTGGCGGAGAAAAACGCCGAACTCGACGAGTTTGCCTGGCAAGCGAGCCAACGCGCGCAGGTGCTCTACGACACCGCGCTGGCCTGCCGCATGCGGCCGTTCGCCGACGTGCTGTCTGGCCAGGTGCGGATGGTGCGCGACCTCGGTCGCAGCCTCGGCAAGCAGGTGCGACTGGAGATTGAGGGCGAGAAAACCCAGGTCGATCGCGATGTGCTGGAAAAACTCGAAGCGCCGTTGACGCACCTGCTGCGTAACGCGGTCGATCATGGTATCGAAACACCGGAAGAACGCCTGCTCAAAGGCAAGCCCGAGGAAGGGTTGATCCGTCTGCGTGCCTCGCATCAGGCCGGCCTGCTGGTGCTGGAGTTGAGCGATGACGGCAACGGTGTGGATCTGGAAAAGGTCCGCCATAGCATCGTCGAGCGTCAGTTGTCGCCAGCGGAAACTGCCGCTCAATTGAGCGAAGAAGAGCTGCTGACGTTCCTGTTCCTGCCGGGTTTCAGTCTGCGCGACAAGGTCACCGAGGTGTCCGGTCGTGGCGTCGGCCTCGATGCCGTTCAGCACATGGTCCGCCAGTTGCGTGGGGCCGTGGTGCTGGAGCAGACGGCGGGCGAGGGCAGTCGCTTCCATCTCGAAGTGCCGCTGACCCTGTCGGTGGTTCGCAGTCTGGTGGTGGAAGTCGGCGACGAGGCCTATGCCTTCCCGTTGGCGCACATCGAGCGCATGTGCGATCTGGCGCCGGACGACATCGTACAGGTCGAAGGACGCCAGCACTTCTGGCACGAAGGCCGACATGTGGGGCTGGTCGCGGCCAGTCAGTTGCTGCAGCGCCCGGCGAGCCAGAACAGCGGCGACACGCTGAAAGTCGTGGTGATCCGTGAGCGCGATGCGATCTACGGCGTTGCGGTCGAACGCTTCATCGGCGAGCGCACGCTGGTGGTGCTACCGCTGGACGAGCGGCTGGGCAAGGTACAGGACATTTCCGCCGGGGCCTTGCTCGACGATGGCTCGGTGGTGTTGATCGTCGACGTCGAAGACATGCTGCGCTCGGTGGATAAATTGCTGAACACCGGGCGTCTGGAACGCATCGCCCGCCATGGCAATCAGGCCGCAGAAGCCGCGCGCAAACGGATTCTGGTGGTCGATGACTCGCTCACCGTGCGCGAACTGCAACGCAAGCTGCTGCTCAATCGCGGCTATGACGTGGCCGTTGCGGTAGACGGTATGGACGGTTGGAACGCCCTGCGCTCCGAGGATTTCGATCTGTTGATCACCGACATCGACATGCCGCGCATGGACGGTATCGAACTGGTGACGCTGCTGCGTCGCGACAATCGCCTGCAATCGCTGCCGGTGATGGTGGTGTCCTACAAGGATCGCGAAGAAGACCGGCGCCGTGGACTGGATGCCGGGGCGGACTATTATCTGGCCAAGGCCAGTTTTCATGACGATGCCCTGCTCGACGCAGTGGTTGAGCTCATCGGAGGAGCGCGGGCATGA
- a CDS encoding chemotaxis response regulator protein-glutamate methylesterase, with translation MKIAIVNDMPLAVEALRRALAFEPAHQVVWVANNGAEAVRLCAENTPDLILMDLIMPVMDGVEATRRIMAESPCAIVIVTVDRQQNVHRVFEAMGHGALDVVDTPALGAGNAQQAAAPLLRKILNIGWLIGEKTARARPAQTTPRSSASCQRLVAIGSSAGGPAALEVLLKGLPRNFSAAIVLVQHVDQVFAAGMAEWLASASGLDVRLAREGEPPQAGAVLLAGTNHHIRLLKNGTLAYTAEPVNEIYRPSIDVFFESVANYWNGDAVGVLLTGMGRDGAQGLKLMRQQGYLTIAQDQQSSAVYGMPKAAAAIDAAVEIRPLEKIAPRLLEIFPK, from the coding sequence ATGAAGATCGCAATCGTCAACGACATGCCCCTGGCGGTGGAGGCCCTGCGCCGGGCGCTGGCCTTCGAGCCGGCGCATCAGGTGGTATGGGTCGCCAACAACGGCGCCGAAGCGGTGCGCCTGTGCGCGGAAAACACCCCGGACCTGATCCTGATGGACCTGATCATGCCAGTGATGGATGGCGTCGAGGCCACCCGCCGAATCATGGCCGAGAGCCCCTGCGCCATCGTCATTGTCACGGTCGACCGCCAGCAGAACGTGCACCGGGTGTTCGAAGCCATGGGCCACGGCGCGCTGGATGTGGTCGACACCCCGGCCCTTGGCGCCGGCAATGCCCAGCAGGCGGCCGCGCCACTGTTGCGCAAGATTCTGAATATCGGCTGGCTGATCGGCGAGAAAACCGCTCGCGCCCGCCCGGCCCAGACAACGCCGCGCAGTTCGGCGTCGTGCCAGCGGCTGGTGGCGATCGGCTCGTCAGCGGGCGGGCCGGCGGCGCTGGAGGTTTTGCTCAAAGGCCTGCCGCGCAACTTTTCTGCGGCCATCGTGCTGGTGCAGCATGTCGATCAGGTGTTCGCCGCCGGCATGGCTGAATGGCTGGCCAGTGCCAGCGGCCTCGATGTGCGGCTGGCCCGGGAGGGCGAGCCGCCGCAGGCCGGCGCGGTGTTGCTGGCCGGCACCAATCATCACATCCGGCTACTCAAGAACGGCACGCTGGCCTACACCGCCGAGCCGGTCAACGAGATCTACCGCCCCTCGATCGACGTGTTTTTCGAAAGCGTCGCCAATTACTGGAACGGTGACGCAGTAGGGGTTTTATTGACCGGGATGGGACGCGACGGGGCTCAAGGGCTTAAGCTCATGCGCCAACAGGGTTACCTGACCATCGCGCAGGATCAGCAAAGCAGTGCGGTGTACGGCATGCCCAAGGCCGCCGCGGCCATCGATGCAGCCGTAGAAATCCGTCCACTGGAAAAGATAGCGCCACGATTGCTGGAGATTTTCCCCAAATGA
- a CDS encoding response regulator has translation MNDLQIDDIKTDENAAMVLLVDDQAMIGEAVRRGLSNEENIDFHFCSDPHQAVAHAVRIKPTVILQDLVMPGLDGLSLVREYRNHPATKDIPIIVLSTKEDPLIKSAAFSAGANDYLVKLPDNIELVARIRYHSRSYMTLLQRDAAYRALRVSQQQLLDTNLVLQRLMNSDGLTGLSNRRHFDEYLELEWRRSLRDQSQLSLLMIDVDYFKSYNDTFGHVEGDEALRKVATAIREASARPSDLPARYGGEEFALVLPNTSPGGARLVAEKLRQTVAALKIPHNAPAEGASLTISIGLATMVPEAGSDCRLLISAADRGLYLAKNNGRNQVGIE, from the coding sequence ATGAATGACTTACAGATCGATGACATCAAAACCGACGAGAACGCCGCCATGGTGTTGTTGGTGGACGATCAGGCGATGATCGGCGAAGCCGTGCGCCGCGGGCTGTCGAATGAAGAGAACATCGACTTTCACTTCTGCTCCGACCCGCATCAGGCCGTGGCCCACGCCGTGCGGATCAAGCCGACCGTCATCCTCCAGGATCTGGTGATGCCTGGCCTCGACGGCCTGAGCCTGGTGCGCGAATACCGCAATCACCCCGCGACCAAGGACATTCCGATCATCGTCCTCTCGACCAAGGAAGACCCGCTGATCAAAAGCGCGGCGTTCTCCGCCGGGGCCAACGATTACCTGGTGAAGCTGCCGGACAACATCGAGCTGGTGGCGCGCATCCGTTATCACTCGCGCTCCTACATGACCCTGCTGCAACGGGACGCGGCCTATCGTGCGTTGCGGGTCAGTCAGCAGCAACTGCTCGACACCAACCTGGTGCTGCAGCGCCTGATGAACTCCGATGGCTTGACCGGGCTGTCCAACCGCCGGCACTTCGACGAGTACCTGGAGCTGGAATGGCGCCGCTCGCTGCGTGACCAGAGCCAGTTGTCGTTGCTGATGATCGACGTCGATTACTTCAAGTCCTACAACGACACCTTCGGCCACGTCGAAGGTGACGAGGCCCTGCGCAAGGTCGCCACGGCGATCCGCGAGGCCAGCGCCCGACCGTCGGACCTGCCGGCGCGTTATGGCGGCGAAGAATTTGCGCTGGTGCTGCCCAACACCTCGCCGGGCGGGGCGCGGCTGGTGGCGGAGAAACTGCGCCAGACCGTGGCGGCGCTGAAGATTCCGCACAATGCCCCGGCCGAAGGGGCGAGCCTGACCATCAGCATCGGCCTGGCAACCATGGTGCCGGAGGCGGGCAGCGACTGCCGGTTGCTGATCTCGGCGGCGGACCGTGGCTTGTATCTGGCGAAGAACAACGGGCGCAACCAGGTGGGGATCGAATGA
- the prfB gene encoding peptide chain release factor 2 (programmed frameshift) — MEINPILNTIKDLSERSESIRGYLDYDQKHERLIEVNRELEDPAVWNKPEYAQELGRERSALAQIVDTLDELATGLADSRELLDMAVEENDEGAVNDVVEVLQGLEESLAKLEFRRMFSGEMDPNNAYLDIQAGSGGTEAQDWANILLRMYLRWADKRGFDATIMELSAGEVAGIKGATVHIKGEYAFGWLRTEIGVHRLVRKSPFDSGNRRHTSFSAVFVSPEIDDKVEIEINPADLRIDTYRSSGAGGQHVNTTDSAVRITHVPTNTVVSCQNERSQHANKDTAMKMLRAKLYEQEMQKRNAASQALEDTKSDIGWGHQIRSYVLDASRIKDLRTNIERSDCDKVLDGDIDEYLEASLKSGL; from the exons ATGGAAATCAATCCGATCCTGAACACCATCAAGGACCTGTCCGAGCGCTCCGAATCTATTCGGGGGTATCTT GACTACGATCAAAAGCATGAGCGTCTGATCGAAGTCAATCGCGAGCTTGAAGATCCTGCAGTCTGGAACAAACCTGAATACGCCCAGGAACTGGGCCGCGAGCGCTCGGCGCTGGCGCAGATCGTCGACACTCTGGACGAGCTGGCCACCGGCCTGGCCGATTCCCGCGAGCTGCTCGACATGGCCGTCGAAGAGAACGACGAAGGCGCCGTGAACGACGTCGTCGAAGTCCTTCAAGGTCTCGAAGAGTCCCTGGCCAAGCTGGAATTCCGTCGCATGTTCAGCGGCGAGATGGACCCGAACAACGCCTACCTGGACATCCAGGCCGGTTCCGGCGGCACCGAAGCCCAGGACTGGGCCAACATCCTGCTGCGCATGTACCTGCGCTGGGCCGACAAACGCGGTTTCGATGCGACCATCATGGAGCTGTCGGCCGGTGAAGTCGCCGGGATCAAGGGTGCCACCGTTCACATCAAGGGCGAATACGCCTTCGGCTGGCTGCGTACCGAGATCGGCGTGCACCGTCTGGTGCGCAAGAGCCCGTTCGACTCCGGCAACCGTCGCCACACCTCGTTCTCCGCGGTTTTCGTCTCGCCAGAGATCGACGACAAGGTGGAAATCGAAATCAACCCGGCAGACCTGCGGATCGACACCTATCGTTCCTCCGGTGCCGGTGGTCAGCACGTAAACACCACCGACTCGGCCGTACGTATCACCCACGTACCGACCAACACCGTGGTCAGCTGTCAGAACGAACGTTCCCAGCACGCCAACAAGGACACCGCCATGAAAATGCTGCGGGCCAAGTTGTACGAGCAGGAAATGCAGAAGCGCAACGCGGCGTCCCAGGCGCTGGAAGACACCAAGTCGGACATCGGCTGGGGTCACCAGATCCGTTCGTACGTGCTCGATGCCTCGCGGATCAAGGATCTGCGTACCAACATCGAACGCAGCGACTGCGACAAGGTGCTCGACGGCGACATCGACGAATACCTGGAAGCCAGCCTGAAATCGGGGCTGTAA